Proteins encoded together in one Impatiens glandulifera chromosome 1, dImpGla2.1, whole genome shotgun sequence window:
- the LOC124922526 gene encoding potassium channel SKOR-like, which translates to MLGSGRRREDDDEAIESEEEYVVDDLRDRIKSSRASRFDLLTNELGLESIKRKFNTEISLLVNGNDNGNRYLPISIIIFPDTRWYRLWVKFILIWAIYSSFFTPMEFAYFNGLSKKLLILDTVGQIVFLIDIVLQFFVAYRDNQTYKFVYKRTPIALRYLKSHFIVDLLGCMPWDIIYKACGRKEVVRYLLWIRLSRVRKVTAFFHKTEKDIRINYLFTRIVKLIIVELYCTHTAACIFYYLATTLPEEQEDYTWIGSLKMGNYSYSHFRDIDLWTRYITSLYFAIVTMATVGYGDIHAVNTREMIFVMICVSFDMILSAYLLGNISALIVKGSKTVRFRDKMTDLTKYINRNRLGRDIRNQIKGHLLLQYESSYTEASVLQDIPISIRAKISQTLYKTYIENVPLFKGCSPEFITQIVIKVHEEFFLPGEVIMEQGNAIDQIYFICDGTLEEVGIRADGTEETVSLLETYSSFGEIAILCNIPQPYTVRVCELCRLLRVKKQSFSKILEIHFLDRRRIFNNLLEGKETNLRFKNMEYDINIHIGRHEEELTLRVNNAAYYGDLPQLKKLIRIGADPNKSDYDGRSPLHVAASRGYEDVTLFLIQQGVDINASDKFGNTPLLEAIRSGHDRVASFLRNGGASLKIDDAGSLLCTTVARGDCDLLKRLLANGLNPDSCDYDNRTPLHLAASQGLYFMAKLLVEAGASVFVKDRFGNTPIEEAQISGNKNMMKLLQDAKLNQFSQGIKDEKVQKMKCSVFPYHPWNYSKDEVKERKDGVVLWVPNTIDDLIQTASKHLNLPWDCNGNNNDSYILSEDGGKILDVEMINDYQKLYLITQTHSN; encoded by the exons GTGGTATCGTTTGTGGGTCAAATTCATACTTATATGGGCAATTTACTCATCTTTCTTCACTCCCATGGAGTTTGCCTACTTCAATGGACTGTCTAAGAAGCTCCTCATCCTGGATACAGTTGGACAAATTGTTTTCCTGATTGACATTGTATTACAATTCTTTGTTGCTTATAGAGATAATCAGACTTATAAGTTTGTCTATAAGCGGACGCCAATCGCTCTTCG GTACCTGAAATCTCAtttcattgttgatcttcttgGATGCATGCCTTGGGATATTATCTATAAG GCTTGTGGAAGAAAAGAAGTAGTGAGATACCTCCTATGGATCAGGCTGAGTCGGGTTCGCAAAGTCACAGCTTTCTTTCACAAGACAGAGAAAGATATAAGGATTAATTATCTTTTCACTCGGATTGTTAAACTCATTATTGTTGAGCTTTATTGTACCCATACAGCAGCTTGCATCTTTTACTATTTGGCTACAACTTTACCTGAGGAGCAAGAAGACTATACATGGATTGGGAGTTTAAAGATGGGTAATTATAGCTATTCACACTTCAGAGATATTGACCTATGGACTCGATACATAACATCTCTATACTTTGCCATTGTTACCATGGCAACTGTCG GTTATGGAGATATACACGCAGTCAATACAAGGGAAATGATTTTCGTAATGATCTGTGTATCTTTTGACATGATTCTTAGTGCCTATTTGTTAGGGAACATTTCAGCATTGATTGTAAAAGGATCTAAGACAGTGAGGTTCAGGGATAAGATGACAGACCTGACCAAGTACATAAACCGGAATAGATTGGGTAGAGATATTCGTAATCAGATCAAAGGTCATTTGCTATTGCAGTATGAGAGCAGCTATACAGAAGCTTCTGTTCTTCAGGATATCCCTATCTCTATTCGTGCTAAG ATTTCTCAGACTTTATATAAAACTTACATTGAAAATGTTCCTCTTTTCAAGGGATGCTCTCCAGAATTCATTACTCAAATA GTAATTAAAGTTCACGAGGAGTTTTTTCTTCCAGGAGAAGTGATAATGGAACAAGGAAATGCTATTGATCAAATCTATTTCATATGTGATGGTACATTG GAGGAAGTGGGAATAAGGGCAGATGGAACAGAAGAAACAGTTTCACTTCTAGAAACTTATAGTTCATTTGGTGAAATAGCTATTCTCTGCAATATTCCTCAACCTTACACAGTTCGGGTTTGTGAGCTATGTAGACTTTTACGCGTGAAAAAACAATCATTCTCCAAAATTCTCGAGATACATTTCCTTGATAGGCGAAGAATCTTTAACAATCTTCTAGAG GGTAAGGAAACAAATCTTCGTTTTAAGAATATGGAATATGACATCAATATTCACATAGGCAGACATGAAGAAGAACTCACTCTTCGAGTTAATAACGCGGCTTATTATGGAGATTTACCTCAGCTCAAGAAGTTAATCAGAATAGGAGCTGATCCAAATAAGTCAGATTATGATGGAAGATCACCATTG CATGTTGCTGCATCAAGGGGCTATGAAGATGTCACTCTGTTTCTTATCCAACAAGGTGTAGACATCAATGCATCAG ATAAATTTGGAAACACACCACTTCTAGAAGCCATAAGAAGTGGACATGATAGAGTTGCATCATTTCTTCGTAATGGAGGGGCGTCGTTGAAGATTGATGATGCTGGGAGCTTGTTATGTACAACAGTGGCAAGAGGTGATTGTGATCTTCTGAAAAGACTATTGGCTAATGGTCTTAACCCAGATTCTTGTGATTATGATAATAGAACACCACTTCATTTGGCTGCTTCACAAGGATTGTATTTCATGGCTAAGTTGCTTGTAGAAGCTGGTGCCAGTGTCTTTGTAAAGGACAG ATTTGGAAATACTCCAATTGAAGAGGCACAAATATCTGGAAACAAGAACATGATGAAGCTCTTGCAAGATGCCAAACTTAACCAGTTTTCTCAGGGAATTAAAG ATGAGAAAGTGCAGAAAATGAAGTGTAGTGTTTTTCCTTATCATCCATGGAACTACTCCAAGGATGAagtaaaagagagaaaagatgGAGTTGTGTTGTGGGTACCAAACACCATTGATGATCTCATTCAAACAGCATCAAAACACCTAAATTTGCCATGGGATTGTAATGGTAATAATAATgatagttatatattatcagAAGATGGTGGTAAAATTCTGGATGTGGAAATGATCAATGATTACCAAAAATTGTACTTAATTACTCAAACACATTCTAATTAG